In the genome of Ananas comosus cultivar F153 linkage group 11, ASM154086v1, whole genome shotgun sequence, one region contains:
- the LOC109717697 gene encoding protein SPA1-RELATED 3 isoform X5, translated as MEGSEETSGWGRLSTSRGPPSAAAAAASSGGAEGFLTQLAPSLGGGSAAAAAAGAAAAAAEEEEEEEEEDVEGHCEISLREWLDRPGRSVDLLESLHVFRQVVEAVSLAHAQGVVVGNVRPSCFVLSPLNRVSFIESASCSTSGSDSCEEAPAGPSPSPSPSPSPTETASEKAEEADEAAAVSKAFPLKQILLMEFNWYTSPEEASGGPSTFASDIYRLGVLLFELFCTFGSLEGKLTTMANLRHRVLPPQLLLNWPKEASFCLWLLHPEPDPRPKMSEVLQSEFLNQPRDSLEVREAAIRLKEEMEDQELLLEFLLELQRRKQEVADKLRDTVSFLSTDINEVLNQRSILREKEGFCTELDKDELSAVDRCDQSLNEDPFCCGSRKRFRPQLLPFDIEEPSKNLGEGPSSGTHTRIEENILSKSSRLMKNFKKLEVAYFLSRSRFMGQVKNPINSCCTVTNTGRGSVTGTEGSSVGDLTSKEGPYGRRQNEWINPFFEGLCKYLSFSKFEVRADLKQGDLLSSSNLVCSLGFDRDKDFFATAGVNKKIKVFDCNMILNEDRDIHYPVVEMSNRSKLSCICWNNYMKSQIASSDFEGAVQVWDVTRSQVFVEMREHERRVWSVDFSLADPTKLASGSDDGSVKLWNINKAILFLHLVLEALVLSEQRRMFVPSSFNLIQRASLRLVRPITKSTAMIFVI; from the exons ATGGAAGGTTCGGAGGAGACGTCGGGGTGGGGGCGGCTCTCCACCTCGCGTGgtcccccctccgccgccgccgccgccgcctctagCGGCGGCGCCGAGGGTTTCTTAACCCAACTGGCCCCCTCCCTCGGCGGCGgaagcgcggcggcggcggcggcgggggcggcggcggcggcggcggaggaggaggaggaggaagaggaggaggacgtCGAAGGCCACTGCGAGATCAGCCTTAGGGAGTGGCTGGATCGCCCCGGCCGCTCCGTCGACCTCCTCGAGAGCCTCCACGTGTTTCGCCAGGTGGTGGAGGCGGTGAGCCTCGCGCACGCCCAGGGCGTCGTCGTCGGCAACGTGCGCCCCTCCTGCTTCGTCCTCTCCCCTCTCAACCGCGTCTCCTTCATCGAGTCGGCGTCGTGCTCCACGTCGGGCTCCGACTCCTGCGAGGAAGCCCCCGCGggaccctcgccctcgccctcgccctcgccctcgcccacggAGACCGCTTCCGAGAAGGCGGAGGAGGCCGatgaggcggcggcggtgagtAAGGCATTTCCTCTGAAGCAGATACTGCTGATGGAGTTCAATTGGTACACCAGCCCCGAGGAGGCGAGCGGCGGCCCGAGCACGTTTGCGTCGGATATATATAGATTGGGCGTTCTCCTCTTCGag TTGTTTTGCACCTTTGGTTCTCTTGAAGGGAAGCTGACAACAATGGCGAACTTGCGACACCGTGTGCTTCCGCCGCAGCTTCTGCTTAATTGGCCCAAGGAAGCCTCGTTTTGCCTTTGGTTGCTGCATCCTGAGCCGGATCCTCGGCCGAAGATGAG TGAGGTTCTACAAAGTGAATTCCTTAATCAACCAAGGGATAGTTTAGAAGTGCGTGAAGCAGCAATCAGGTTAAAAGAGGAGATGGAAGACCAGGAATTACTGCTGGAATTTCTTTTAGAATTGCAGCGGAGAAAACAGGAAGTCGCAGATAAATTGCGTGATACGGTTTCCTTTCTTTCCACTGACATAAATGAGGTTCTCAATCAGCGGTCAATTCTCAGGGAGAAAGAAGGCTTCTGCACCGAGTTGGATAAAGATGAGCTTTCAGCTGTTGATAGGTGTGATCAATCATTGAATGAAGATCCATTCTGCTGTGGTTCCAGGAAGCGCTTCCGACCACAGCTACTGCCTTTTGATATAGAGGAACCCAGCAAGAATCTTGGTGAAGGCCCTAGCTCGGGGACCCACACGAGAATTGAAGAAAATATACTGTCGAAAAGTTCAAGATTGATGAAGAACTTCAAAAAACTCGAAGTAGCTTACTTCTTATCACGATCTCGGTTTATGGGACAAGTCAAAAATCCGATTAACAGCTGTTGTACGGTCACTAATACTGGTAGAGGTTCAGTTACTGGTACCGAGGGGAGTTCGGTTGGTGATTTGACTTCTAAGGAAGGTCCTTACGGTAGGAGGCAGAATGAATGGATAAATCCATTTTTCGAGGGTTTATGCAAGTATTTGTCATTCAGCAAGTTTGAAGTTAGGGCTGACTTGAAGCAAGGTGATCTTCTAAGTTCGTCGAATTTAGTATGCTCATTAGGGTTTGATCGGGATAAGGATTTTTTCGCAACAGCTGGTGTAAACAAGAAAATCAAAGTTTTCGATTGTAATATGATTCTGAACGAAGATCGTGATATTCACTATCCAGTAGTTGAGATGTCTAATAGATCGAAACTAAGCTGTATCTGCTGGAACAACTATATGAAGAGCCAGATAGCTTCGAGTGACTTCGAAGGTGCTGTACAG GTTTGGGATGTTACGAGAAGCCAAGTTTTTGTGGAGATGAGGGAGCATGAGAGGCGGGTATGGTCAGTCGACTTTTCACTTGCGGATCCCACAAAGTTGGCCAGTGGAAGTGACGATGGTTCAGTGAAGCTGTGGAATATCAATAAGGCAATTCTATTCTTGCACCTGGT GCTGGAAGCATTGGTACTATCAGAACAAAGGCGAATGTTTGTTCCGTCCAGTTTCAACCTGATTCAGCGCGCTTCCTTGCGATTGGTTCGGCCGATCACAAAATCTACTGCTATGATCTTCGTAATTTGA